ATCCCACATTGTGGTGTCGGTggagaaaaggagaggaaaaaaaaGTTTGGCCACTTCTGTTGTGGGTAGTGGAATAATTCTTTCTGGTGTTGTACGTTTAAGTTGATTTGCATCCACTGTTCTTTGTTCCTCTGCAGCCAGAAAAGACTCCTAATATTGAAGCAAAAATTTCACCGGCCATCTCTTCTCAGCCATTAACAGGTACTTACTTTTTCACATTGATAATATGTTGGATTAACAATCGATGTAAACTAATCCCCACCCTGGCTGCTGTTTCTTTCAGAAAATGGACAAGGAGTTGGTCATCCGGGTATCAATGTGCAACAGTGAGTAATCCAGCTTAGCTATCCTTCTGTTTTGTTCTCTTGTTAAAATGCCTACTTTTGGCTTTCAGAATTGCCTGTCATTATTTCTATTTCTGCTGCTTTAGTAAGTACTCTACAGTTGTTGTCTTAGCCGTTAttcatcttctttttctctttttcttttcctttgtgaTCCTTGTATTACTTCTTGCTTGTGCACTAACTGATACCTTAACCTGTTTTCAGGTCTTACTCTCCAAGCATCACAGGATTGCAGCCATCACCAATTATGGTTCCTTCTGAAACACAACCCGCGGTCCAGGTATTCGTTGGACGCCCAGATTCGGCAACATCCGTGCAGTATGGAATATCAAGCTTACCTGTAAGTTTAATTAACCTACGGTTCTGGACGTCTTCATTGGTCTCAAAAAAAGCATCATACTTCTCAGTAGCAGTTATATGGTGTACTAGTATGCCTCTTTAAAATAACTTGTATGCCATTCATTCTATGCACATTCGCGATAAGATTCTTTTCATTTTAGTATGTTGCATTCATTATTTTTTCCTACCAAGGTAGAAGTACCTCCCTAAGTATGATCGGGCCTCTAGATTCTGGGCTTTGGCTTTTCATTTGTTTAATTGCATCAAATAGGTGTGAATAAATGATTTCCGGTATTTCTGCATGCACAAAATAAGTGTCCAAGTTCCAATCACACCCTAATAAGTATCAGCTTTATTATGTTTTTATAGCCATGATTTTTGAAGTCATATTGTCTGTTTAAGGTGAAAATAAATGTTGTAGGTTCTTATGAACAATTCTCTTTGGTTGCAATTACAGGTTTCTGACAAAACTGCTCCGGTCAGACGAAGATCCTCGTTGATAATACGACATTCATCTATAAGTCGGCATAGGTTGCCACCTCAAAAATACAATCCTACTAGTGATAAACCAAAGGTGAGAAGTAGTATTGTTTTTCTGGAAAGAAATCTAGAGTGCAATAATAGATGCTTGCGTTGGGAAAAAAGCAAAGAGATCATATGCAAAATGCAAGTTATTGGTATTCAATTATCAGCTCAAAGTAAAATATTGGAAAATCTAACAGGACTATTAATTTCTGTTTATGCAGGTTCCCTTTTTTATGGATAAAGAAAACGCTTCTGGCATAGTAAGCAACAAAGATGTGATCATTTCAAGGGAAAATCCAAGGGATTGGGTTCGTCCTACCACTAGAGAATTTCCTTTGGGGTCTGATTTATGTAGATTGTCTCAACTGAAGCATGCATCCGCGGATGGTAAGCTTTCTTTATTAATGTACTTTTGCATGCCTTCCTTTCACCTCTTTTATTAGATATAGGAGCTGATAAAATCCAAAACATTTTCACCACTAAAATCAAAATCTATTTTTCACCAAGAGGCTATTAGATTGAGACGTTTAGCTTTAATTTCGAAACTATTGGTTCAGCTGGAGATGCGTATATCAATTATCATAGTTAGGAAAACGAGACATCACATGTAATGTTAGTTGATCTACCATTTTATGGCTGCTCCATTAAGATTACCTCTTTCCACAAGTTCAAAACTCGGAACCTCTAATAGTTCAAGTTAGCATCAAATAACTTCAAAGATTAGATTTTGTTATCTATTTTTGAGTTTATCTAAGATATATAAAGAAGTTGACTTGCTATTAGAGTTGCAATGGGAGTAAACGTAATTTACATGGAAAAGCAAGAGAAAAAGGGAAAATCGTTTGTATACAAATTTCAAGCAAATATATATAGAGGCAGTAACACTATCTGTTCTCCATATGTAGCTATATTTATCTGCTTGAAGTCTGGAGCAGTTTCCCACCACGCCTGTGGACATCAATGCAATCTTAAAAGGGGGAAAGAGCTAGTGAATACACCTTCTAGTTTATAGTGTAATTGAATTGCTTATTACTTGATTAGTTCTTTCAAGTTTCtaaattccttttctttctctttttttgtgaAAATGTAGGGATGGACGATGGAGTCAAGGTTAATGACAGTTGTGACAAGCCTAACATAGCACCTGAAGAGAAGATGCATTATGATAAATCTGGACATTGTGTCCAAGTTTCACTTGAAAGTGAGGATGTTGACGCCATAATGCCCAAGCTCCAACGCGCTGATTACTACACAGCTCCTCCAATGCAGGAATTGATATCAAAGGAGAAGGAAGATCCTGGTTTCTGTTGCCACGTGAAGGACTTTGTGGTAGGAAGACATGGCTATGGAAGCATCAAGTTCTTGGGAGAAACAGATGTCCGGAATCTTGATCTTGATTCTGCTGTCCATTTTAAGTGTCGTGAGGTAATCATCTATATGGACGAGAGCAAGAAACCTCCAGTTGGACAAGGCCTCAACAAGCCAGCTGAAATAACTCTCCTTAATGTCAAATGCATCAACAAATTGAACGGGAAGGAGTACACAGATGGACCAGTGGTCAATAAGTACAGAGATATGCTTGTTAAGAAAGCAGTGGAGCAAAGTGCAGAATTTGTTTCGTATGATCCAGTGGAAGGGCAGTGGAAATTTAGGGTGTCACACTTCTAGATTAGTTTACAGCTCTTGCTTTAGTACAGTGTTTTGGTTTTGGTAATATTCTACTAAGGTTTATCAGTTCAATTGTAACTGATATTATATTATACAATTTGCTCATTTTGTTCAATGGTTCTGATCATTTACTATTCCCAGTAATGTATATTTTACCATATTTGCAGTATAATTATGTTATAATCTCGTTTCTACTTCATTTATTTACTAATCGATAGATATCCATCTTATCAGCAGCTAAATGCTTGTTAAGAAACCTTACACAGTAAATTTTTATATCCTCTCAGCGCACGATAGCAGTGAAATTATCGTACGCCGTCGCCGGAAATGGCTCGAGGCCGGCAGAAAAAAGTAGTGAATAAGATAGAACTGTCGAATGTGAAGCTGGCCAAGGCAAATCGAAGAGTATACCAAGAAGATGAACTCGAAAAGACCACGGCGGAGATTGAGCAGAATGAAACCTCTCTTGCCGACCTAGTTTCAACTAAAGCCGTTGAGTTAGCGCGTGCGGTGGTTATGATTACTCCTCCAAACAGTAACAGCACAAGAGATGGGAAGCAGATCTCAGCTCCAAGGATGGTGGATATACAGAAATCGGCGGCACAGAAGGTGAATTTTGAAGAGAAGGCAGCTAACGCCTCCTCAAATCAACCAATTGAACATGGGGGAGCACAAAGGCAACTGGATCTGGTGCAAGCTAGTAATGAAGGGAAGTCCTGGGCAAACCTTTTCACGGGTAACACACTGGCTTCCAAAGGTATGAAACTACAATTTATTGCTCCTATAATCAAAGATGGCGTTAAAACAGTGCAATTGGATAAGGTTGAAGTGGAAAGGGAAACTGAGAAGTGGAAGTCAGCGATGATTTTGTATGTTGTGGGTGATTCACCTACGATTGGGGCTGTAGAGCGATTTATTGTAAGTCAGGGGAATTATGCTACTAAGTCGAAGATCTATTATCATAATGATGGTTATTTCGTCGAGAGATTTCAGAGTATTAATGGTAGAGATGCAGTAATGTTTTCTGGACCTTGTATGATCAACTATAAACCTGTGGCTAGGCACACCTTTGTTTGCTGATGATTGCACATCAAGAATTGAAAGAATTTCCTATGCTCGAGTGCTGGTTGAAATGGATATCACAAGACCTCTGCTAGAGATAGTTACAGTAATTGATACAAATGGGGAAGTGTTTGAACAGGAGGTTAGCTATGACTCGAAACCTCAGTATTGCTCCACTTGCTGTCAACTTGGTCATACATGCCAAATTAATCAACAGAAGCAAATCATCCCACCTAGAGTTGAAGTAAAAAAGACCAAACAAGTTTGGCAGAACAAGAATGGTAAAGAAGGTGGGAATCAAAAAGAAGCTGGAACCCAAAAATCAAATGGAGATGGGAATAAGAATAACAAGTGCGCACCTCATGAGACACATCAGCTGAAATAAGAGGCGGAGGAAAGGAAGAGGAGGGATGGGCGAAAGTCAAAGCTAATTCTGCTAGTAAGCACCCAGAGGGTGTAATACTTGAGGATACAAATACTGAAACTAATAATGGTTTTACACCATTGGCGGAACACACTCTTCAACAGATGATACAAGTAGCTTTGGCTGTGGTGGATAGGGGACAATCTAGTAAGAGTAGGGTGGTGAAAGAACGTGATCTCTCAGTTAGATCAAAATGATAATAGCTACATGGAATGTTAGGGGCTGAATAAGTTGtataagcaaaaggagttgaGGAGATTAATAACGAAGGAAAGCTTGACAATTCTAGCTATTATTGAACATAGAGTTAAGAAACAAAACACTGCACAAATTATCAATAAAATTGTTTCAGGATGGAATTGGTATGACAATACTTGTCTTGATAGTAAAGGAAGAATTTGGCTGGTTTGGAATCCAAGGGGGGTTGATGTTACAGTCTTGCAGTCTTCTTTACAATATATTCATTGTTGTGTTAGAGATTCTGCTAAAAATATGAAGTTCGAATTTACTGCAGTTTATGGACTTCACACCGTAGATGATAGGAAAGGGTTGTGGGATGACTTGAAATCACTTGAAACTGGCATTCAAGATCCCTGGCTAGTTATGAGGGATTTTAATGCAGTACTCAAACAGGAAGATAGGAAAAATGGCAGCCAAATTCAAGATGGGGAACTAAGGGATTTTGAAAACTTCCTAAATAGCACGAGCTTAGCTGAAATGAAATCTGTGGGGAGGTATTATACATGGACCAATAATCATGTATATAGCAAGATCGATAGGGCACTTGTTAATCACGTGTGGTTGTCACTGTGGCCCCATCTAGAGGTTGCTGTGAGGGATCCATACTTCTCAGATCATGCCCTATTGTGTATTACTTTGACAGAACAATAGAATAAGTGCGCTGGGCCTTTTAAATTCCTAAACCACTTAGCAGATCATCATGGGTTCTTGCAAATTGTTGAGAGGACATGGAACACACCTGTACGAGGTAGCCCCATGGAGAGATTATGGTTAAAATTGAAGATGATGAAGCAACAAATGAAGATGTTGAATGCAACAAATTTCTCCAAAGTTGATGTGAGAGTGCAAATAGCTAGGCAACAACTAACTGAACTACATGAGCATATGAGAGACAGTTCACCAGCACATGAGTTGTACATCAAGGAAAAAGAGCTTAAGGAAAATCTAGAGAAATGGATATTGGTTGAAGAAAGCATATTGAGGCAGAAATCTAGAGTACATTGGTTAAAACTAGGAGACACAAATTCTACTTACTTTCATGCTAATATAAAAAATAGAATAACTCAGAATCAGATCAGAAGCCTAGTATCAGACAGGGGTGAGATGATACAGTCTGAAAAAGGTATTGAAGATGAAATTTTAGGTTTCTATAAGCAATTGTTGGGTGCTAATGCCACACAGATGCCCGCAATCCATCCTAGCATAATGGCAGAAGGCCCTATACTAAATAGAGAACAACAAATCCAACTTATTGAACCTGTTACAAAGGAGGAGATCTGTCAAGCTTTGAAGAGTATCTCTGACTTAAAGGCCCCAGGTTGTGATGAGTTCAATGCATGCTTCTTTAAAAAAGCTTGGCCCATCATTGGTGATGAAGTTTCCGATGCGATCCAACAGTTCTTTAGCTCAACAAAGATGTTCAAAGCTATCAATTGCACCACTGTCACATTGATACCAAAGGTACAACACCCCTCTTCAATTAAAGAATTCAGGCCTATTTCATGTTGTATTATGCTCTATAAGTTGATATCAAAAGTAATTACAAGGAGGCTACAAAAAGTAATGGACGCCTTGGTTGATACAAGCCAAGCAACTTTTGTTCCTGGGAGGGTGATAACTGATAACATCTTACTGAGTCATGAATTAGTAAAGGGGTATGGTAGAAAAGGAATCTCTCCTAGATGCGTGCTAAAAATTGATATGCAGAAAGCCTATGACTCAGTTGAGTGGGTTTTTCTAGAGCAAATTCTAGTTAGTCTAAATTTTTCGGATATTTTTGTAAAATGGATTATGGGGTGTGTTAGAACTGTTTCTTATTCTGTACTCGTTAATGGGAAGCCTACTAAACTTTTCGAGGCTAGGAAGGGATTGAGGCAAGGAGATCCCCTTTCTCCTTTCTTATTTGTCATGACAATAGAATATCTCAGTAAGCTACTCAAGCAATTAGGAAAACTGTATGATTTCAATTTCCATCCTAAATGTGCTAAAATGAATCTGATCCAGTTGGGGTTTGCAGATGATTTACTCTTATTTTTTAGAGGGGATGTTATGTCTGTTCACATGCTATCTGATAGGTTTCAAAGTTTTTCTAAGGTCTCTGGTTTGGTTGCAAACTTGAGCAAAAGCTCTGTTTACTATGGAGGTGTTACACATGAGGTCCAAAATGAAATCCATAATCTCTTGGGAATCAGCAAAGGGGAACTCCCTATTAGATTCTTAGGGATCCCTCTAAGCACCAAGAGAGTATCTGTTGTTCAATGCCAACCTCTTTTGGATAAAATGTTGGGAAGGATTAAATCCTGGACTACTAGATTCTTATCCTATGCTGGTAGATCCCAATTGATAAAGTCAGTGTTGTTCTCTATACAAGTCTTCTGGGCGCAGATTTTCATCTTACCTAAGAAAGTTGTTAAATTCATTGAAGCTACTTGTAGAAATTTCCTTTGGTCTAGTGGTACTGAGTTGTCAAAAAAAGCGTTGTTAGCTTGGGATAGGGTCTGTTATCCAAGGTCGGTAGGTGGTTTAAATATTCTAGACATTGCAGTTTAGAATAAAGCGGCAATTAGTAAACTGTTGTGGAATATTTATAGGAAAAAAGATAAACTTTGGGTGAAGTGGATTTATTGTTACTATGGGAGGAACATGAATATGTTTGAAGATGTCCCGAAGCAAGCATCTTGGATTGTTCAGAAGATTTTGAAAACCACAAAGTACTTTAATGAAGCAGGCTATATATTGAATGAGGTACAGAGCATGGAGAAGTTCTCTACAAAGCAATTTTACTTGAAGTTAAGAGGTACATTCCAGAAAGTAGCATGGAGGAAACTTGTGTGTAACAACCAAGGTCTACTAAAATGGATTTTCATATTGAGATTGACTGCACTTAGGAGATTATATACCAGAGATAGATTATTCAAGTGGGGTGTGACTCAAGATCAATTTTGTCCCTTATGTGAGCAAGATCATGAAAGCTTGGCCCATCTATTCTTTACTTGTGAGATCATTGCACAACTATGGAAGAAGCTGCTCAACTGGATAGGTGTCACTAGAAATCCAATGGCCTGGGAAGATGAACAACAGTGGGCGA
The Nicotiana sylvestris chromosome 11, ASM39365v2, whole genome shotgun sequence DNA segment above includes these coding regions:
- the LOC104215432 gene encoding nuclear pore complex protein NUP98A-like isoform X4 yields the protein MVGTTSFNATNNATAFQTQGKSLGSSSTLPTFGKKYEGNSVAYKPLLWSRDASLSDSSIFGSYSFGQPAVSTSGKIVTTPLLKSSDFGKSTFGINKKGSRMASYTATKEKESKEKIQSICGMQTYEDKSHEELRFEDYQLGDKGQTCASIFDVSGTSKFGVIDKSRPFTSPVFNPSTVDQPFHSHCPNPFALKRPGIDSLPNENSSTTLSTLLFPKSQQSTVSHIFPTKTSFLNSTGSDVSSPLTNSSPFAPLKAASTSSTSSIFSPSSNPWALSTSSALSSPPSTSSPYLVSPSPAHHFDQNRSFSPFNLPTLPTVSPPSLLPTPVSTTAPAQSSWQLQPTLPSLFNVPSTPSSLFPTFVPLAPSQITPEKTPNIEAKISPAISSQPLTENGQGVGHPGINVQQSYSPSITGLQPSPIMVPSETQPAVQVFVGRPDSATSVQYGISSLPVSDKTAPVRRRSSLIIRHSSISRHRLPPQKYNPTSDKPKVPFFMDKENASGIVSNKDVIISRENPRDWVRPTTREFPLGSDLCRLSQLKHASADGMDDGVKVNDSCDKPNIAPEEKMHYDKSGHCVQVSLESEDVDAIMPKLQRADYYTAPPMQELISKEKEDPGFCCHVKDFVVGRHGYGSIKFLGETDVRNLDLDSAVHFKCREVIIYMDESKKPPVGQGLNKPAEITLLNVKCINKLNGKEYTDGPVVNKYRDMLVKKAVEQSAEFVSYDPVEGQWKFRVSHF
- the LOC138881237 gene encoding uncharacterized protein, which encodes MDITRPLLEIVTVIDTNGEVFEQEVSYDSKPQYCSTCCQLGHTCQINQQKQIIPPRVEVKKTKQVWQNKNGKEAEIRGGGKEEEGWAKVKANSASKHPEGVILEDTNTETNNGFTPLAEHTLQQMIQVALAVGLNKLYKQKELRRLITKESLTILAIIEHRVKKQNTAQIINKIVSGWNWYDNTCLDSKGRIWLVWNPRGVDVTVLQSSLQYIHCCVRDSAKNMKFEFTAVYGLHTVDDRKGLWDDLKSLETGIQDPWLVMRDFNAVLKQEDRKNGSQIQDGELRDFENFLNSTSLAEMKSVGRYYTWTNNHVYSKIDRALVNHVWLSLWPHLEVAVRDPYFSDHALLCITLTEQ